In Bacillus sp. KH172YL63, one genomic interval encodes:
- a CDS encoding SDR family oxidoreductase — translation MTNLTGKVAIVTGASRSKGIGAAICRSLAHAGADVFFTHWARFDESSGNGLEEVFPQRLCEELRRSGVRAGHMEMDLSKEASPVRLMDRVEKMLGTPCILVNNATFESPSDWRTLNKEILDSHYNVNNSGTLLLTMEFAKRYERTFGGRRNGRVINLVSKGPDPNNLAYIATKGMLIAITEPLSVGLAPVGITVNSIDPGPTDTGWINDDLKRQLLPLFPTGRLGKPEDAAKLVTFLAGDDSGWITGQTIKSEGGFLGK, via the coding sequence ATGACAAACCTTACAGGAAAAGTAGCCATCGTGACAGGAGCGAGCCGTTCGAAAGGAATCGGGGCAGCGATTTGCCGCTCCCTCGCCCATGCAGGGGCTGATGTGTTCTTTACCCACTGGGCCCGGTTTGATGAAAGTAGTGGAAACGGTTTGGAGGAAGTATTTCCACAACGTTTATGTGAAGAGTTAAGAAGGAGCGGAGTCCGTGCCGGTCACATGGAAATGGACCTTAGCAAGGAAGCATCGCCGGTCAGGCTAATGGATCGGGTTGAGAAGATGCTCGGTACGCCCTGCATTCTGGTGAACAATGCCACCTTCGAATCCCCGTCCGATTGGCGAACGCTGAATAAAGAGATCCTGGACAGCCACTACAATGTGAATAACAGCGGGACCCTGCTTCTGACGATGGAATTTGCAAAGAGGTATGAAAGGACCTTTGGTGGAAGAAGGAATGGCCGGGTCATCAACCTGGTATCCAAAGGACCGGACCCGAATAATCTGGCATATATCGCTACAAAAGGGATGCTGATTGCCATCACAGAACCATTATCCGTAGGTCTCGCCCCAGTCGGGATCACCGTCAATTCAATAGATCCCGGTCCGACAGACACAGGCTGGATCAATGATGACCTCAAAAGACAATTGCTTCCGTTGTTCCCAACAGGACGATTGGGGAAGCCGGAAGATGCGGCAAAACTGGTGACATTTTTAGCTGGTGATGATTCAGGTTGGATTACCGGACAAACGATAAAGTCTGAAGGCGGCTTTTTGGGAAAATAG
- a CDS encoding NUDIX domain-containing protein, producing the protein MGEVFGEKHSGCSYSVRKGVYAVILDKKKENVLTVQTGIQHHFLPGGGMEEGEGKEDCLRRELLEETGYRIELAGFIGNAMRYFITRKGEYQLSDGYFYRAALLEQIQEPVDADHRLKWIGVDEAEAKLFHEHHIWAVKKVKSAYS; encoded by the coding sequence ATGGGAGAAGTGTTTGGGGAGAAACACAGCGGGTGTTCTTACAGTGTGAGAAAGGGCGTCTATGCAGTGATTCTTGATAAAAAGAAAGAGAATGTATTGACTGTTCAAACAGGGATCCAGCATCATTTCCTTCCCGGTGGTGGGATGGAAGAAGGTGAAGGGAAGGAAGACTGTTTAAGGAGAGAATTATTAGAGGAAACAGGGTACCGAATCGAGTTGGCTGGCTTCATCGGTAACGCAATGAGATATTTCATAACCAGGAAAGGTGAATATCAGCTTAGTGATGGATATTTTTATAGAGCGGCATTACTCGAGCAGATTCAGGAACCTGTGGACGCCGATCATCGTTTGAAATGGATAGGGGTGGATGAGGCGGAAGCGAAGCTCTTTCATGAGCATCATATTTGGGCAGTGAAGAAGGTTAAATCAGCATACAGTTAG
- a CDS encoding class I SAM-dependent methyltransferase has translation MMDLMKQLQKPEKFQQSDKMFWQEPHIAKYLLEAHLDPDFEGASRNHVFIDQSVSFITEVAAKKGNLNFIDFGCGPGLYCERLASRGYDVTGVDFSISSIQYARNSAEDKNLLITYRHEDYLHVSDENQYDFATLIYCDYGALAPPDRQRLLRNISKSLRKGGRLLLDVFTEQKYNDFSEGNHWSLKENGGFWSPEEHIVLTQNVKYDHACSLEQTTVVTNQKMETYNIWHQYFTKEMILAELEGAGFTVISVYGDVTGKEYTVGNDTVAVLLEK, from the coding sequence ATGATGGATTTAATGAAGCAGCTCCAGAAGCCAGAAAAATTCCAACAATCGGATAAGATGTTCTGGCAAGAGCCACACATTGCAAAGTATCTGCTGGAAGCCCATCTTGACCCGGATTTCGAGGGGGCAAGCAGGAATCATGTTTTTATTGATCAGTCTGTTTCTTTTATTACGGAAGTGGCAGCAAAAAAAGGTAATCTCAACTTCATTGATTTTGGTTGTGGGCCAGGGCTTTACTGTGAACGCTTAGCCTCTCGAGGTTATGATGTGACCGGCGTTGACTTTTCTATAAGTTCCATCCAATACGCCAGGAATAGTGCGGAAGATAAGAATCTCCTTATTACTTATCGCCATGAGGACTATTTACATGTGTCCGATGAGAATCAATATGATTTTGCCACGCTGATATATTGTGATTATGGAGCGCTTGCCCCTCCTGATCGCCAACGATTGTTAAGGAATATTAGCAAAAGCCTGAGAAAAGGCGGTAGGCTTCTTCTGGATGTATTTACAGAACAAAAATACAATGATTTCTCAGAAGGGAATCACTGGTCCCTTAAAGAAAACGGCGGGTTTTGGTCTCCTGAAGAACATATCGTACTGACACAAAATGTGAAGTACGATCATGCCTGTTCTCTTGAACAAACAACGGTCGTAACAAATCAAAAGATGGAAACCTACAATATCTGGCATCAATATTTTACAAAAGAAATGATTTTAGCTGAATTAGAAGGAGCAGGCTTTACTGTCATATCGGTATACGGTGATGTGACGGGTAAGGAGTATACGGTAGGAAATGATACGGTGGCCGTGTTGTTAGAGAAGTGA
- a CDS encoding MFS transporter has protein sequence MNSYLLLFGMGISSLGDFIYLVAINVLVFKLTGSAAAVAGLWIIGPIASVCTKFWSGSIIDRLNLRRIMIGTDIIRALLVATIPFADSIWFIYACLFLLSFSKAFFEPAAITYITYVVPGSERKRFNSFRSLITSSAFLIGPAISGVLLLMTSVNMAIWINAISFIVSAIMLYVLPNVTTVVDQKESKFSFTMLRSDWKEVFRFSQRYRYVVKVYFLAQLFMIVALGMDAQEVVFTQKVLHLSETDYGLLISITGVGSILGAAAVSLLADKLSIKALMSIGYLMVSAGYLAYAFSFSFWSVAAGFMVLGFFNSFSGTGFMTFYQNNVPVQMMGRISSIYGIFQSILQILFILLIGFTGEIIPVRVSIIAASTLMLALSIFQIKLVFTPGSGEFFEEETGLNSTASH, from the coding sequence ATGAATTCGTATCTACTACTCTTTGGAATGGGCATTTCGAGTTTAGGGGATTTTATTTATCTTGTCGCCATCAACGTATTGGTTTTCAAACTAACAGGTTCAGCTGCGGCCGTGGCAGGCTTGTGGATTATAGGTCCGATCGCTTCTGTTTGTACGAAGTTTTGGTCTGGAAGTATAATCGACCGTCTCAATTTAAGAAGGATCATGATTGGAACAGATATCATCCGGGCATTATTAGTCGCGACCATTCCTTTTGCGGACTCTATATGGTTCATATATGCATGCCTGTTCCTGCTATCCTTTTCGAAAGCCTTCTTTGAACCTGCAGCAATCACTTATATAACATATGTTGTGCCGGGGAGTGAACGGAAACGGTTTAACTCTTTCAGAAGTTTGATTACCTCAAGCGCATTTTTGATCGGTCCTGCTATATCAGGGGTACTGCTGCTTATGACTTCTGTGAATATGGCGATTTGGATAAATGCCATTTCCTTTATTGTTTCAGCGATTATGTTGTATGTATTGCCAAATGTCACAACAGTGGTGGACCAGAAGGAAAGTAAGTTTAGTTTTACTATGCTGAGAAGTGACTGGAAAGAGGTGTTCCGTTTCAGTCAGCGTTATCGGTATGTTGTGAAAGTGTATTTCTTGGCTCAGCTGTTTATGATTGTTGCACTGGGGATGGATGCCCAGGAGGTTGTTTTCACTCAAAAGGTTTTACATCTATCCGAGACTGACTACGGTTTGCTCATCAGTATAACCGGGGTGGGTTCCATTTTAGGTGCAGCAGCTGTATCGCTCTTGGCTGACAAGTTATCGATAAAAGCGCTTATGTCCATTGGCTATTTAATGGTTTCCGCAGGCTATCTTGCATATGCTTTCTCGTTCTCTTTCTGGAGTGTAGCGGCTGGATTTATGGTACTTGGATTCTTTAACTCTTTTTCCGGAACAGGATTTATGACTTTTTATCAAAATAACGTACCAGTTCAGATGATGGGGAGGATTTCCAGTATATACGGAATCTTTCAAAGCATCCTTCAAATCCTCTTTATTTTATTGATTGGTTTCACCGGGGAAATCATTCCTGTAAGGGTTAGCATCATTGCTGCCTCTACACTTATGCTGGCGCTCAGTATTTTTCAGATTAAGCTGGTCTTTACGCCTGGGAGTGGGGAATTTTTTGAAGAAGAAACAGGGTTGAATAGTACGGCCTCACATTAA
- a CDS encoding GntR family transcriptional regulator has product MNIAISNTSDKPIYQQLFEQISAQILKGEIEKGYNLPPIRQASKELRVSIITIKKAWEELERCGLIYTVTGKGCFVVDLSPEEILQKRNDMIVKQMVEDTSYYKSFGLTLEEVIELLKKVY; this is encoded by the coding sequence ATGAATATCGCCATTTCTAATACGTCTGATAAACCGATCTATCAGCAGCTTTTTGAGCAAATCAGCGCACAAATCCTTAAAGGTGAAATCGAAAAAGGCTATAACCTGCCACCCATTCGGCAAGCATCTAAAGAACTGCGTGTCAGCATCATCACGATCAAGAAAGCGTGGGAAGAACTGGAACGGTGCGGGTTGATTTATACCGTAACCGGTAAGGGATGCTTTGTCGTCGATCTTTCCCCTGAAGAAATCCTTCAAAAACGAAACGACATGATCGTCAAGCAAATGGTCGAGGATACTTCTTACTACAAGTCTTTTGGGCTTACGTTGGAAGAAGTTATTGAACTTTTGAAGAAGGTGTATTGA
- a CDS encoding ABC-2 transporter permease, with protein sequence MYNLLMKDLKLGVSPIFYVLPILTGALMLIPGWLYFIVILYFCWITIPNMFSTYKAQNDLIFSFMLPVTRKDYVKAKIAVIVILELLHVIIAVIFGIITTHLYPDLTYLFFAPTIGFWGLCFVMLAIFNFIFISMYFKTAYKYGAPSIVAITAAMLFAGGAEWLGIKNAALFDLFKGSGADQMGIHLSILFAGIALFAVCTIAAYHIAIKQFKKLDI encoded by the coding sequence ATGTATAACTTACTGATGAAAGACTTGAAACTTGGCGTAAGTCCTATATTTTATGTATTACCCATATTGACGGGTGCTTTGATGCTCATACCAGGCTGGCTATACTTCATCGTCATCCTCTACTTCTGCTGGATTACGATTCCAAATATGTTTTCCACCTATAAAGCACAGAATGATTTAATCTTTTCATTCATGCTGCCTGTCACGAGGAAAGACTATGTAAAGGCAAAGATAGCCGTCATTGTGATCCTCGAATTATTGCATGTCATCATTGCAGTCATCTTCGGGATCATCACTACCCATCTTTATCCTGACTTAACCTACCTGTTCTTTGCACCAACGATAGGCTTCTGGGGTCTTTGCTTTGTGATGCTTGCCATCTTCAACTTCATTTTCATCTCAATGTACTTCAAGACAGCCTATAAATACGGTGCCCCGTCAATCGTTGCGATTACAGCTGCAATGTTATTTGCCGGAGGTGCAGAATGGCTTGGAATAAAAAATGCTGCGCTGTTTGACCTCTTCAAAGGCAGCGGCGCCGATCAAATGGGGATTCACCTATCCATCCTGTTCGCAGGAATTGCGCTGTTTGCTGTTTGTACCATAGCTGCTTATCATATCGCCATCAAGCAGTTTAAGAAATTGGACATCTGA
- a CDS encoding ABC transporter ATP-binding protein, whose product MLALDVKNLNKKYERFQLKDVSFQLEKGYIMGFIGANGAGKTTTIKSILNMVHIDSGEISVLGKKFMENELELKQVIGYAFGGIDFYTRHKIKQVTNVVKAFYEHWEEETYYNYLKRFKLDENKKINELSAGMKVKYNLALALSHGSKLLILDEPTSGLDPVARDNLLDLFQELVHDGEISILFSTHITSDLEKCADFITFINNGQIINSAEKDEFIDNYRLLNGDESQLELVKDHLISYKTNSFGFTGLIHTEDFDPSTDIKSARPNLEEIMIYFSKREYMYV is encoded by the coding sequence ATGTTGGCTTTGGATGTGAAAAATCTGAATAAGAAATATGAGCGATTCCAGTTAAAGGATGTTTCCTTTCAATTAGAAAAAGGATATATCATGGGGTTTATCGGCGCGAATGGTGCCGGGAAGACAACAACCATTAAATCGATCCTGAACATGGTCCATATAGACAGCGGGGAAATCAGTGTGCTGGGCAAGAAGTTCATGGAGAATGAGCTCGAATTAAAACAAGTCATCGGGTATGCATTTGGGGGGATCGATTTTTATACGCGGCACAAGATCAAACAGGTCACGAATGTAGTGAAGGCGTTTTATGAGCATTGGGAGGAAGAGACCTACTACAATTATTTAAAAAGGTTCAAGCTCGATGAGAATAAGAAGATCAATGAATTATCGGCAGGGATGAAGGTGAAATACAATCTGGCCCTCGCGTTATCACACGGCTCGAAGCTGCTTATCCTTGATGAACCGACAAGTGGATTAGATCCGGTCGCACGGGACAATTTATTGGACCTGTTTCAGGAGCTGGTGCATGACGGTGAAATCAGTATCCTGTTCTCGACCCATATCACCTCCGATTTAGAAAAATGTGCCGACTTTATTACCTTTATTAATAATGGCCAGATCATCAATAGTGCGGAGAAAGATGAATTCATTGACAACTATCGATTGTTGAATGGAGATGAAAGTCAGCTCGAACTGGTGAAAGATCATTTGATTTCCTACAAAACCAATTCCTTTGGCTTCACAGGCTTGATTCACACGGAAGATTTTGATCCATCCACCGATATCAAGTCTGCCCGTCCAAATCTCGAAGAAATTATGATTTACTTTTCAAAAAGGGAGTATATGTATGTATAA
- a CDS encoding methyl-accepting chemotaxis protein produces MKIRTKLLSIISILVSALLLIGVASIFIITTTINKNEVLKDKMAFENDIKDIQFKLAGISNDERGFLITGDPKFIESINEKAENIFSDLDEIKSIIHTQSYSKNVEDIKENVTKYMALNQEVISLAASSPDQAQSLHFGEERSVRKDVLDPSVNELVDLLDNDVNRLKDEIHQYGVVSEWIIGAVTILSVTLGIWLSILLLRSILLPLKSLNKQLEEIAQGEGDLTKEIVVKSKNEFGQLALSFNAFLHSLAKIIKQISSSSEQVAASSEQLSATAEQSKSTTEQMSLAMGEIAVTNSNQQSMTEKSSESITEILESLSSVAVNTSSIAEKSSFLGEKAEIGSASMNNMSDQMSIIHRSVQEAGTGLQALVTSTTEISNISTLITDISEQTNLLALNAAIEAARAGEHGKGFAVVAEEVRKLADETNKSAGHIKVLVSSIQEESKGTETNINTVQENVVSGINLADVTSTQFSEILNIVEQVTTQIQEVAAASQQLTASAEVIQHTIVNLATGAKETSASTEEMAGASQEQLGAMEEISNAASSLSHLAEELQVIVNRFKY; encoded by the coding sequence TTGAAGATCAGGACAAAATTATTAAGCATTATCTCTATTTTAGTCAGTGCGCTACTTTTAATTGGAGTGGCATCGATTTTTATCATTACAACGACGATTAATAAAAACGAAGTGTTAAAAGATAAAATGGCTTTTGAAAATGATATTAAGGATATTCAATTTAAGCTTGCCGGCATATCCAATGACGAGCGGGGATTTCTTATCACAGGAGATCCGAAATTCATTGAGTCAATCAATGAGAAAGCAGAGAACATTTTCTCCGACCTTGATGAAATCAAATCCATCATCCATACACAAAGCTACAGTAAAAATGTAGAAGATATTAAAGAGAATGTGACCAAGTATATGGCTTTGAACCAGGAGGTTATATCACTGGCCGCCTCGAGCCCAGACCAGGCCCAGTCCCTTCACTTCGGGGAAGAAAGGTCAGTAAGAAAGGATGTTTTAGATCCTTCCGTCAATGAACTGGTAGACCTTTTAGATAATGACGTGAACCGTTTAAAGGATGAAATCCATCAGTACGGTGTAGTGAGTGAATGGATTATTGGTGCTGTCACCATCCTATCCGTCACTCTTGGAATCTGGTTAAGCATCCTCCTGTTACGTTCAATTCTTCTTCCGCTTAAAAGCTTAAACAAACAGCTTGAAGAAATTGCTCAAGGAGAAGGGGATTTAACAAAAGAAATCGTGGTAAAAAGTAAAAATGAATTCGGACAGCTCGCTCTTTCGTTCAACGCTTTCCTCCACTCCCTTGCGAAGATCATTAAGCAAATCAGCAGTTCTTCGGAGCAGGTTGCAGCATCATCAGAGCAATTATCGGCTACCGCAGAGCAATCTAAATCTACAACAGAACAGATGTCACTTGCGATGGGAGAAATCGCAGTGACGAACTCAAATCAGCAAAGCATGACAGAGAAGAGTTCTGAATCCATCACTGAAATTTTAGAAAGCCTTTCAAGTGTCGCAGTGAATACAAGCAGCATCGCAGAAAAGTCATCTTTCTTGGGTGAAAAGGCTGAAATCGGTTCAGCATCCATGAATAATATGTCTGATCAGATGAGCATCATCCATCGTTCTGTCCAGGAAGCAGGCACAGGATTACAGGCACTCGTAACAAGTACAACAGAGATCAGTAATATTTCCACTCTCATCACCGACATATCAGAACAAACCAATCTATTGGCGCTGAACGCAGCCATTGAAGCGGCGCGTGCCGGTGAGCACGGAAAAGGCTTTGCCGTTGTGGCAGAAGAAGTCCGCAAACTTGCAGATGAAACCAATAAGTCAGCTGGTCATATAAAAGTGTTGGTCTCGTCAATCCAAGAAGAATCAAAAGGCACAGAAACCAATATCAACACTGTACAGGAAAATGTAGTATCCGGAATAAATCTTGCGGATGTAACATCCACTCAATTCAGTGAAATCTTGAACATTGTGGAACAAGTCACAACCCAAATCCAGGAAGTGGCTGCCGCCTCTCAGCAATTGACGGCAAGTGCCGAAGTCATTCAGCATACGATTGTCAATCTAGCGACCGGTGCAAAGGAAACATCAGCAAGCACCGAAGAAATGGCCGGAGCCTCCCAGGAACAATTGGGTGCCATGGAGGAAATATCAAACGCAGCTTCCTCTCTTTCTCACTTAGCTGAAGAATTACAGGTCATTGTAAATCGATTCAAATATTAA
- a CDS encoding PadR family transcriptional regulator, whose amino-acid sequence MENNTELLKGVLEGCVLEIISRGETYGYEITQQLRELGFTDVVEGTVYTITMRLEKNNLVEIEKKRSTVGPPRKFYTLNEAGREKLQSFWRKWDFLTSKMNEIKTMEMKRRD is encoded by the coding sequence TTGGAGAATAATACAGAATTACTCAAAGGGGTTCTCGAGGGGTGTGTGCTTGAAATCATCAGCCGGGGAGAAACGTATGGCTATGAAATCACCCAGCAGCTGAGAGAGCTGGGTTTTACCGATGTGGTGGAAGGCACAGTTTACACCATCACAATGCGCCTAGAGAAAAACAATCTGGTTGAAATCGAAAAGAAGCGATCGACAGTCGGACCGCCGAGGAAGTTTTACACACTGAACGAAGCTGGCAGGGAGAAGCTCCAGTCCTTTTGGAGAAAGTGGGATTTCCTCACAAGCAAAATGAATGAAATCAAAACGATGGAAATGAAAAGGAGAGATTAA
- a CDS encoding DUF1048 domain-containing protein yields MKFIEKVIGSFADKREWREMEARSKNLPSEYLHAYNAIQKYMWTAGGPVDWKETSRIFNGILDLFEEGAAEGKKVTDLTGKDVAAFCDELVKDSETWKDQYRKKLNSTIDRGE; encoded by the coding sequence ATGAAGTTTATTGAAAAAGTAATCGGAAGTTTTGCTGATAAGCGGGAATGGAGGGAAATGGAGGCCCGTTCGAAGAATCTTCCGAGTGAGTATCTTCACGCTTACAACGCGATCCAAAAGTATATGTGGACTGCTGGCGGCCCTGTTGACTGGAAAGAAACCAGCCGTATCTTTAACGGCATTCTTGATTTGTTCGAAGAAGGTGCGGCCGAAGGAAAGAAAGTGACTGACCTGACGGGAAAGGATGTTGCGGCTTTTTGTGATGAGCTTGTGAAGGACTCCGAAACATGGAAGGATCAGTATCGTAAGAAGTTGAATTCTACGATTGATCGGGGGGAGTAG
- a CDS encoding phosphotransferase translates to MKNEMEEKLSGGNVSSVYRLRDTVRRAVKPESGNIHQLLKHLERKGYNHAPKFLGIDERGREILSFIEGEGGNYPLKEYMWSDESLREIAKMMRLYHDAVSDFPVPDDWQPMDNTPDPVEVICHNDFAVYNIIYQNEKPAGIIDFDVAAPGPRLWDIAYTLYTCIPLSRHYHNEAGEAVHYDEGKDAAGKKQRIEVFFEAYGMEGIENGFVEMVIRRLEGLCHYMKRKAAEGDSAFQKMIEEGHYDHYQKDIAFIRQNGNDWR, encoded by the coding sequence ATGAAAAACGAAATGGAAGAAAAGTTGTCAGGGGGAAATGTTTCAAGCGTCTATCGTTTGAGAGACACCGTTCGACGTGCAGTAAAACCTGAGAGTGGGAATATCCATCAGCTCCTGAAGCACTTGGAGAGGAAAGGATACAATCATGCGCCGAAATTTCTTGGAATTGATGAACGGGGCAGAGAAATATTATCCTTTATTGAGGGAGAGGGTGGTAACTATCCTTTGAAGGAATATATGTGGTCCGATGAGTCTTTAAGAGAAATTGCGAAAATGATGCGCCTTTACCACGATGCCGTCAGTGATTTCCCGGTGCCTGATGATTGGCAGCCGATGGACAACACGCCTGACCCGGTGGAAGTGATCTGCCATAATGACTTTGCCGTTTACAATATTATTTACCAAAATGAGAAACCGGCGGGGATCATTGATTTCGACGTTGCCGCACCTGGACCGAGGCTGTGGGATATCGCCTATACCCTTTACACGTGCATTCCGTTAAGCAGGCATTATCATAACGAAGCAGGCGAGGCCGTTCACTATGATGAAGGGAAAGATGCTGCAGGGAAAAAGCAAAGGATAGAAGTGTTCTTTGAAGCGTATGGGATGGAAGGAATCGAAAATGGTTTCGTAGAGATGGTCATTCGTCGGCTGGAAGGATTATGCCACTACATGAAACGAAAAGCAGCCGAAGGGGACAGTGCCTTTCAAAAGATGATCGAGGAAGGACATTACGATCATTATCAAAAAGATATAGCATTCATACGTCAAAACGGGAACGACTGGCGATAA
- a CDS encoding iron chaperone, translating into MKAFTEYLSNIPDPHQQARTKEVLTWVADKYPNLVPKIAWNQPMFTDHGTFIIAFSISKKHLAVSPEKEGIVHFSDEIVKSGYDHTKMLMRIPWDRAVDYSLLEKMIEFNIAEKADCETFWRKS; encoded by the coding sequence ATGAAAGCCTTCACCGAATACCTATCCAACATCCCAGATCCCCACCAACAAGCCCGCACTAAAGAAGTATTAACCTGGGTAGCAGACAAATACCCAAACCTCGTGCCGAAGATCGCTTGGAATCAGCCTATGTTCACCGATCACGGCACGTTTATCATTGCATTTAGCATATCTAAGAAGCATTTGGCCGTGTCTCCTGAGAAGGAAGGCATCGTTCATTTTTCCGATGAAATCGTGAAGAGTGGATATGATCATACGAAAATGTTGATGCGTATCCCGTGGGATCGAGCTGTTGATTACTCATTGCTCGAAAAGATGATTGAGTTCAACATCGCGGAAAAAGCAGATTGTGAGACATTTTGGAGAAAATCGTGA
- a CDS encoding PTS ascorbate transporter subunit IIC: MVDIIMKDILGTPAILVGLFALIGLLVQRKNSGDVVAGTLKTVMGFVILGAGAGVLVQSLGQFSSMFNKAFEVDGVIPNNEAIVALAQESFGTETAMIMLFGMIVNILIARFSPFKYIFLTGHHTMFMACLIAVILTTGGFSGIPLIILGSIILGSLMVLSPAMLQPFTKKVTGSDDFAVGHFGSIGYLASALVGKVVGKGSKSTEEIKVPKSLGFLRDTSVSVSLTMVILFFIVAGAAGPSFVEGELSGGQNFLVFAFMQGITFAAGVYIILAGVRMLLGEIVPAFKGIADKIVPNAKPALDCPAIFPFAGNAVIIGFLFSFIAGLVSMIFLPLLGLKVIVPGLVPHFFTGAAAGVFGNATGGRRGAVLGSMANGVMISFLPALLLPVLGSLGFQGTTFGDADFGIVGIALGNLVNIVGSNIVVFSAVIFILAALFIIGFKSKTSQNKKQTEAA, from the coding sequence ATGGTTGATATTATAATGAAGGATATTTTAGGTACACCTGCGATACTTGTCGGCCTATTCGCCTTGATCGGACTACTTGTCCAACGGAAGAATTCCGGGGATGTCGTTGCCGGAACTCTTAAAACGGTCATGGGCTTTGTGATTTTGGGAGCAGGGGCAGGTGTACTCGTTCAATCCCTAGGTCAATTCAGCAGCATGTTCAATAAAGCTTTTGAAGTAGACGGTGTTATACCTAACAATGAGGCCATTGTGGCCCTTGCCCAGGAAAGCTTTGGAACAGAAACCGCGATGATCATGCTGTTCGGTATGATTGTTAACATTCTCATAGCCCGCTTCAGTCCTTTTAAATATATATTCCTAACCGGCCATCATACCATGTTCATGGCCTGCTTGATCGCTGTTATCTTAACCACAGGAGGTTTTTCCGGAATACCGCTGATCATTCTCGGTTCGATTATCCTAGGGTCACTCATGGTATTATCTCCTGCGATGCTACAGCCATTCACAAAGAAAGTCACCGGTTCTGATGATTTTGCTGTAGGTCATTTCGGCTCAATTGGTTATTTGGCTTCCGCACTTGTCGGTAAAGTGGTTGGAAAGGGGTCAAAATCTACAGAAGAAATCAAAGTTCCGAAATCACTCGGTTTTCTAAGAGATACATCCGTTTCTGTCTCGCTAACAATGGTCATCCTATTCTTCATCGTGGCAGGTGCAGCAGGACCTTCCTTCGTTGAGGGAGAATTGAGCGGTGGTCAGAATTTCCTTGTCTTCGCATTTATGCAGGGTATTACATTTGCAGCAGGTGTTTATATCATCTTAGCAGGAGTGCGTATGCTACTTGGAGAGATTGTTCCAGCGTTCAAAGGAATCGCTGACAAAATCGTCCCAAATGCTAAACCCGCACTTGATTGCCCGGCCATCTTCCCTTTTGCAGGAAACGCAGTCATCATCGGTTTCTTATTCAGCTTTATTGCCGGTCTGGTGAGTATGATTTTTCTCCCTTTATTAGGGTTGAAAGTAATCGTACCAGGACTTGTACCTCACTTCTTTACAGGAGCAGCAGCCGGTGTCTTTGGCAACGCAACAGGTGGACGAAGAGGTGCTGTCTTAGGCTCTATGGCAAATGGCGTGATGATCAGTTTCCTTCCAGCCCTATTACTACCTGTATTAGGCTCACTTGGATTCCAAGGAACGACGTTTGGAGACGCAGACTTTGGTATAGTAGGAATTGCTCTTGGTAATTTAGTAAATATTGTTGGCTCAAATATTGTAGTATTCTCAGCTGTTATCTTCATTTTAGCAGCATTGTTTATCATAGGCTTTAAATCAAAGACAAGCCAAAACAAAAAACAGACAGAAGCAGCATAA
- a CDS encoding PTS sugar transporter subunit IIB yields MKKVLVVCGNGLGSSMIVEMNVKAALKDMGKEADVSHTDLTTAKTEQADLFIGSEDIVESLEDGRKNVVKLKNLMDKNELRIALEQNM; encoded by the coding sequence ATGAAAAAAGTATTAGTAGTATGCGGAAACGGCTTAGGAAGCAGCATGATTGTAGAAATGAATGTAAAAGCGGCACTTAAAGATATGGGGAAAGAAGCGGATGTGTCACACACAGATTTAACTACAGCTAAGACTGAACAAGCAGATCTATTTATTGGTTCAGAAGATATTGTAGAAAGCCTGGAAGATGGACGAAAAAATGTGGTGAAGTTGAAAAATTTAATGGACAAGAACGAACTCCGTATAGCATTGGAACAAAATATGTAA